Part of the Pedobacter roseus genome is shown below.
CAGGGCTGTTATTGGCGGGCTATTCTTTTCAACCCTTGCCGCGCTCTTCATCCTTCCGCAGGTTTTCGCCTGGGTACAGAAAAAAAGCAGCTTAAAAGAACCAAACCTAATGCCTAGAAAAACAAGAATTTAAAAGATAAACAACATGAAAACCAGATTCATTCCCATCATAATAATTATAAGTACTCTGGCCGCGTGTGGCGGAAACCAGAAGCCCGTGAACATCAGTCCCGAAAAAAACGGCAAGGAAGCCAAATATGAAACCACAAAGGTCGAAGAAGAGGCCCTTTCCAGTTTTACCCGCATTCCCGGGGTGCTCAAGCCTTTCAACCAGGTAAACATTTTTCCCAAGGCCAATGGTTTTGTGAAAGCAATACTGGTCGATTTGGGTTCTAAGGTGACCAAAGGCCAGCTGCTGATGACCCTGGAAGCACCGGAACTCGAATCACAATTGCAATCGGCAAATTCCCGTTACCTGCAGGCACGGGAGACCGCATCGGCGAGCAGTGAGAAATACAGACGTCTGAAAGAAGCAGCAAAAGAGGAAGGTTCGGTATCTCCGCTAGAACTTGATAATGCGCTTTCCAGGATGAAAGGAGATAAGGCCATAGCGGAGGCTGAGCGGTCAAATGTATCCTCCGTACGTACCATGCAGGACTACTTGAAAGTATATGCGCCTTTTGACGGGGTGATCGTTGACAGGAATGTATCACCGGGAGCACTGGTGTCGGCGGGCAAATCTTCGGACCTACCCATGCTGGTATTGCAGGACCTGACCCACATGAGGCTTGAAGTTTCTATACCT
Proteins encoded:
- a CDS encoding efflux RND transporter periplasmic adaptor subunit, producing MKTRFIPIIIIISTLAACGGNQKPVNISPEKNGKEAKYETTKVEEEALSSFTRIPGVLKPFNQVNIFPKANGFVKAILVDLGSKVTKGQLLMTLEAPELESQLQSANSRYLQARETASASSEKYRRLKEAAKEEGSVSPLELDNALSRMKGDKAIAEAERSNVSSVRTMQDYLKVYAPFDGVIVDRNVSPGALVSAGKSSDLPMLVLQDLTHMRLEVSIPEDYVDKVDLSQMVKFRFNALPGEQRQAKISRSANSLGNMRQEIVEVDVANKDNRLKAGMYAEVEIPLKSGATSLLVPNSAIVRSTERKYVVEIANGKAKLVDIKEGMKGTEMTEIFGSIKAGTEIISPANDEIKSGQTL